The following are encoded together in the Oncorhynchus nerka isolate Pitt River linkage group LG23, Oner_Uvic_2.0, whole genome shotgun sequence genome:
- the LOC115107106 gene encoding muscarinic acetylcholine receptor M2-like, with protein MEMFNFTNFTYWNASEGNDAGPVIEPESPYKTVEVVFIVLVAGSLSLVTVIGNILVMLSIKVNRNLQTVNNYFLFSLACADLIIGLCSMNLYTVYIVIGYWPLGPVVCDLWLALDYVVSNASVMNLLIISFDRYFCVTKPLSYPVKRTTKMAGMMIAAAWVLSFILWAPAILFWQFIVGGRTVPERECYIQFFSNAAVTFGTAIAAFYLPVIIMVILYIQISIASKSRVKKETRKPSGPNPEALSHEQARASNTAKPINNNLTAEDTEQGTTQATDDVANQHDGKLQNGKGPSTTGGEGEMEGEDGGRENCAHGEEKESSNDSTSGSAAASNHKEEEAVPSRANCNTELVQQPTRHRAKAGGSKLTCIKIKTSSLKGDCYTPSNATVEIVPATEKQNHVARKIVKMTKQPPKKKKAPPSREKKVTRTIMAILVAFVATWTPYNVMVLINTFCSSCIPSTVWTIGYWLCYINSTINPACYALCNVTFKKTFKHLLLCQYKNIRSAR; from the coding sequence ATGGAGATGTTCAATTTCACCAACTTCACCTACTGGAATGCCTCAGAAGGCAATGACGCAGGGCCTGTCATTGAACCCGAAAGCCCATACAAGACTGTGGAGGTGGTGTTCATCGTATTGGTGGCTGGGTCCCTCAGCCTGGTCACCGTTATTGGAAATATCCTGGTCATGCTTTCCATTAAGGTCAATAGGAACCTACAGACTGTCAACAACTACTTTTTATTCAGCCTTGCATGTGCTGACCTAATCATCGGGCTGTGTTCCATGAACTtgtatacagtatacatagtGATTGGCTACTGGCCCTTAGGGCCTGTGGTGTGTGATCTGTGGCTAGCCTTGGACTATGTAGTGAGTAACGCATCTGTCATGAACCTACTCATCATCAGTTTTGACAGATACTTCTGTGTCACAAAGCCCCTCAGCTACCCTGTCAAAAGGACCACCAAGATGGCAGGGATGATGATTGCTGCTGCCTGGGTCCTGTCTTTCATTCTGTGGGCCCCGGCCATCCTTTTCTGGCAGTTCATCGTGGGCGGGCGGACAGTGCCTGAGAGGGAGTGTTACATTCAGTTCTTCTCTAATGCAGCAGTCACCTTCGGCACGGCCATCGCAGCCTTCTACCTGCCCGTTATCATCATGGTCATTCTCTACATACAGATCTCTATAGCCAGTAAAAGCCGGGTGAAGAAAGAGACCAGGAAGCCGTCAGGGCCCAACCCAGAGGCCCTGTCCCACGAGCAGGCAAGGGCCAGTAATACTGCCAAGCCCATCAACAacaacctgacagcagaggacaCAGAGCAGGGCACGACCCAAGCCACAGATGACGTGGCGAACCAGCACGACGGTAAACTGCAGAACGGCAAGGGCCCATCCACCacgggtggagagggggagatggagggtgaAGACGGGGGAAGGGAGAACTGTGCCcacggagaggagaaagagagctcCAACGACTCGACATCTGGCAGTGCAGCGGCGTCCAACCACAAAGAAGAAGAAGCGGTGCCATCCAGAGCAAACTGCAACACCGAGCTCGTTCAGCAGCCAACCCGCCACCGGGCCAAGGCAGGCGGCTCCAAACTCACCTGCATCAAGATTAAGACCAGTTCTCTCAAGGGGGATTGCTACACGCCCTCCAACGCCACGGTGGAGATCGTCCCCGCCACGGAGAAGCAGAACCACGTGGCGCGGAAAATCGTGAAGATGACCAAGCAGCCGCCCAAGAAGAAGAAAGCACCACCGTCTCGGGAGAAGAAGGTGACCCGTACCATCATGGCCATCCTGGTGGCCTTTGTGGCCACCTGGACACCTTACAATGTCATGGTGCTCATCAACACCTTCTGCTCCAGCTGCATCCCCAGCACAGTCTGGACTATCGGCTACTGGCTGTGCTACATAAACAGCACCATCAACCCCGCCTGCTATGCCCTCTGCAATGTCACTTTCAAAAAGACATTCAAACATCTCCTCCTCTGCCAATACAAAAACATTAGGTCAGCTAGATGA